From Drosophila santomea strain STO CAGO 1482 chromosome 2R, Prin_Dsan_1.1, whole genome shotgun sequence:
GATAACCCAGTGACCTAGTCACCTAATCTGCCTCTGGATAGGAACTATCCCTGGATGACTTGCATGTAACCCCCACTCAGCTCATTGTTCCGTATAAAACACTACGTacagaaaattataaatttaaacaatacATCGTGGCTGCCGTTTATTGCACGAGGGTCTCTGAAGCATCGCTGGACAGCGGATCCGCCTGCTCCTCGTTTAAGTGCTGGATGACCACCACGTTGCAGAGATTGGCCTGCACCAAAGTACGGGTGTCCGATTCGACGAGCTCCTGTCGCGGAAAGGCGGTCATCAGGACGAAGCTCCGGTCGGAGAACTCGGGTCTGGCCAGTCGTGCATACCGATACAGATCCCCCACGTTGTGGTCGACATTGAAGCGTCCGGCCACGCGACTCCCATCCGCCATCCTCAACTGCACGGTGGTCGTGGCGGCCTGTTCGTTGAGCTGAAGGCTCTGGGGCTCAACGGGCATTGGGCCACCGACGAGTGTTTGAGGGGAGGGGCTGTTCAGCGGTCTGCCGGGTCCCATGAACTGTTTCCGGGACAAGTGACGGTAGGATTCGTTGGTGTGATCCTGCACGCTCAGCTGCACTCTGGGCACCCGGAGCATTTCCTCCGGGAAATCCCCCCTCAAAATGGCGCGGAGAAATCGCTCGTTCTCGGGCAGTGCGTACAACCTCAACGAGCCATCGTCCAGGGAGAACCCCTCCGACCAGAGGTGCAGGACAACTATGGTGTGCTCGTCGTCGGTTGGCTCCGTGTCCGAATCCTCGGTCGCGGATCTTAGAGGGGGATTGATGGGATGGGCGCTGCCCAGCCGAATGCCATGACCCCAGACCCGCAGACTCCGGTCGCTGTCGTTGTTGGTCAGAGCCGGCGTGGAGCTATTGATGTTCACCCGCTTGCCCGCCGGCGTGTCGGAGGAGCTGTCCGATGCACACGCCTGGTAGCCGTCATGGTCGCCCTCCTTCCGCCGCGATATCTCGCTCAGCAGCGAATGGAGATCCCGATTGCTCTGATTCGACTGCGAGTGCTCGGAGGACTTTTCGGGCTCCTGCTTCTTGGAAACCGCCTCCGACTCGTAGGAGCTGCTGGCTACCTCCAGGGACCAGTCGTTGGAGCTCAGGTACTGGCGGGCCACCTCCTCGCGCACCCCATGCCGTTCCATGAAAGTGCTCAGCTTCTGCTCATCGGTCATCTGGGCAGGGAAGGACAACTCTGGGGCTGTTTCGACGGATTGAATTTAGAAACACATATCGTCCGAAGGGCGATCACTTTAACTAGGCCGACTGTGTCTTTGGCTCGTTCCGAAAGTCCTTGTGGCAGCCACAACCTCTCGCCCAACAGGCATTTTGTATGGCTAAAGGGTCAGGGACGAGGCTGTGAACACTGGGGGATTAGTGCCATTGGAACTATTTAAGTCCTGCTTGTATTAAACGCAGTACAAAGCCTTTGAGCACTTGGAAAAATCAGTAATTTCCACatacaaattttatataaaatgtcCTATGCTTGTGTAAGCCAATAAAGCGTCATCAGAACTCCATTGCATATAAAGAAGATCCGATAAAAGGAACTAAATCGATGCAATTTATGTAGACACTAGTTTTTCCCGGTGCACGATTTATTTGAGGTCTACCATCTGTGCTGAATAACTTGCCCACCTATCAAAGGCTCTCCTGAATTTACATCTCTAATGCCTTCATTGCCGGCAAGCAGACGTCCTGAATACCAGACCACCAGCCCACAAACCCTTTCCCCGATGTCCTTCGATGCTATCCCACAAGGATGGGGGGCACAAGGATGCAGGGACACGCCCACCGAGGAGGCGGACAGGGGGGGACTTACCCAGCGGCAATTCCTCGGGCGTGATAAGCGATAAAAATTCACTAACGTAGGTGAATATAAATGGTCCTGGCGCAATGTCCATGCCTGGTATGCTGTAGGTAAAAAATGTGGCTGGCGTCGTTGTCGGCGgcgccgttgttgttgttgtggctaATGCTATTGTGGATCCGGCCAGGGCGGACGTGGTTGGTCCTCCAAGGGATGCGAAGCCCGCCGCCATCGCTGCGGATGACGAGGACATAATTGTTGTTGCGGCTGGCGTTGGCAGTGTTAGATTGCGCTGGTCCATCTTCGGCCGGATGGCTTGGTTCTCCGCCCTGCGAATGAATTAATGCGGAACAGGCATGGCCATGAATAGTCGGGAATGATGCGGATGAGCCGGGGGAACAGAGGGTAGCACAGAAGCACAACCGTATCgggccaaacaaaaaccaaacactCACATGGGGCCCCCGAGAATGCTGTAAAATATTCCCGGAATTTTATGTTCCAATTATGCATTCATATGTATGTTCCTACGcttcgggttcgggttcgggttcgggttcggggCTCCAAAAACACCCAAGTAACTAGCTGGGCCCCTAGTAACTCACCAAGATTATGTGACATTCGCCAAATTAATGAATATTGCAGCTTCGTGGGGAATGCTCGCATTTTCCCACACAAATTGTTTCTGTGGGACctaaaattttgtttattaaatacaaAGTGAGCTGACCCCAAAGGCTCTCTCTTTCACCTCCTACATTGCACATATCAATGGGTAATGACTTTCAAAGACTGCAAAATTACTCTTTCAGTGTTTTctctttgccatttttcgGTTCTGGGTGCGGACATCTCTTTGGGGGCCTGAAGAAGTACAGAGACCCGGGCAGAAGCCCCTCAAGTGCCCGTTGCAAACCCAACTCATTTGTTTTCCTTGACAATACCACGTTCGTCGTTTGCCGCCTTTATCGCCCATTCATGTTGGCCAATGGCCATACTAATTGCTCTGCCAGGGGACTTTCCGAATTAGACCAAGCCAATACAGATGGCTGGCCGAACCTAAACAGTCTTCAGCTGGAAAGTGGGTCATTAAAACTCGATACCCCTGCTCGTTCGcatatatgcatgtacatatgtatgtctgTATACCCTGTACCCTGTACCCTGTACCCTGTGTATGTAGCTGCATGTGCGATTATGTTAGCCAAGTTAGACACGAGTCAAGGCGCTCGAGTGTGCTGGCCAAGCGCTGCGAAGGCAACTCGATACCGATACGCAATGTGTGGACTTGTTGTCGGCCATTATCTCCCTATTATTGTAGCCATAACTCCGCTTGTTAGAAAGATATTAGTGAAAGCCGTTCAATGATAACAGGCGGAGTATTATGCGGCGAGGTGGCAGAGTTCAATGCATTGGGTCACGCCGAGTAAAAGGCTTTCAGAACGGCTTAGAGTGCAGCTATTCACGTAACTTAACAGTAGGGTGGATAATAAAAGATGTTCGATAATGGATGTGCAGCAGCTCAAGAGTAAAGTGGTACTTGGGTAGGACAATGTGTAATCCAATctattcattaaaaatttaagtGTAGCGATGCACTGGTGTTTTTGTATACCCTTTCCTTTACCTTACCAGAACTTTTTGAGTAACTTTTTAAGACCAACTCGAAGTCGGCAATTCGGATTAAACATAATGAGTCAGACTTAACGCTCCAGTTTGTGCTAATGCATCTGCATCCGCATCGCATTCGATTAATTAACGAATGGCACGCCAAACGAACTTACGCACCTCGTTCGAGATCCCAATTAATTGATTGATGTTGAACCCGGAGCCCTTTCTCCTTTCCCCTCTCGCTAAATACTTTCACACACTTTACACAGGCAAATATGGCGTGATTATGGGCTTGGCTTTGCGAACCATGCTTTTAATTGAACGTTATTTAAATTCGATTGCAATTAGTTTGATATGTTGATTCGGTTCGATTCGACTCGATGCAAATTCAATTCGTTTGTTTGAACGTTTCGTTACCGAAACTCGAAATTGAGCTGAAAACGGTTAGTAATTGAGCGCATTGGAATACAGGCCTTGGCTCACGTTTATTGACCGCTTGCGATTTTGCGACAATTTTTCGATGTTTACATTGCATGCAATCAGGCCGACAATTATCACCCaattaattatacattttcacATAATTAGTATGAATAAGGCATGTCCTGACTCGCTTTCCACCGCGCAATTCAACCACAAAGCTCGACCAGCGCCGTCCGACGACTGAACAGT
This genomic window contains:
- the LOC120444746 gene encoding NSFL1 cofactor p47 yields the protein MTDEQKLSTFMERHGVREEVARQYLSSNDWSLEVASSSYESEAVSKKQEPEKSSEHSQSNQSNRDLHSLLSEISRRKEGDHDGYQACASDSSSDTPAGKRVNINSSTPALTNNDSDRSLRVWGHGIRLGSAHPINPPLRSATEDSDTEPTDDEHTIVVLHLWSEGFSLDDGSLRLYALPENERFLRAILRGDFPEEMLRVPRVQLSVQDHTNESYRHLSRKQFMGPGRPLNSPSPQTLVGGPMPVEPQSLQLNEQAATTTVQLRMADGSRVAGRFNVDHNVGDLYRYARLARPEFSDRSFVLMTAFPRQELVESDTRTLVQANLCNVVVIQHLNEEQADPLSSDASETLVQ